The genomic window CTCAGATCTCTTTCCCAGGCTGGTTTCATCGAGTAGGAGCTCTTTTCGTCCCCGTTCTTGATGATCCGAAACGAGCTCAAAGGGGGGTTTCTTCTTGAGCAGTCCCTGCTCTCGAAGAAAATCACTCAATACCGGTTTCCTCGGTTCGTCACAATCGGGTAAATGCCAAATCTTTCCATCTCGGGGCAAAGCTCATACAGCTTGGCCCGCAGCCCTTCCCTCTCCGCTCGCATCATTGCTCTTCCCCAATAGATCTCGAGTCGGTGCGCTTGTGCAACTCAGCCTCAACAAGTGTTCAACCTGTCCGAACCCCCTCCAGGCTCGGACGCATATCCTCTATCGGCGGCAATCATCATGAGAAGTCAGTTGTCGCAGGGCTTCGAACAGCGCAATACCCACGGATGTGGCAAGATTCAAACTGCGCACTCTGGCCCGATTAATTGGGATGTTTATCACAAACCCCGGTCTTGATACAAGCAAATCATTGGGCAAACCGAAAGATTCAGATCCAAAAAACAGACAATCGCCCGGCTGAAATCGAAAATCGCAGTAGCGGCGGTCCGCATGGGCGGAAAAGTAGACCCAGCGCCGGTCGCCGATCTCCCTGCATAAAGATTCCAGATCGGGATGCACCTTCAGACGCACGTGCGGCCAGTAGTCCAGCCCGGCCCGCTTCAGACCTCGGTCCGTGATCCTGAAGCCGAGGGGCTCGACCAGATGCAAAGGGGTGTGCGTTGCCGCACAGGTTCGGGCGATGTTGCCCGTATTCTGAGGAATTTCCGGCTGGTAAAGTACGACTTGAAAAACGGATTTGCCTCCGTGTCCCACCATCGCCCGGCTGCCTCTTTTCGAATCCGGGGTGCGCTCAGCCCGCCCGTTGCGTTCTAACGGCGCGGACGAAATGGTTCGCATAGTTTTCTTCGATCAGATAAACGTCGCCGTAGTAGAAATCCACGTAGCAGGCCTTGTGATGTTCCGATTGCGTTGAGGTCCAGCAGTTTCTCTGAGTACCGAACAACGGATCGATGTACAACCCGGATTGCCTGTCCTCCTCCGCTAGAATCAGGCCCGCCAGTTCATCCCTCGTGGGGAAGCGCCAGTCGCTAAAGCCCGCGTACCCGCTTGTATTGAGCCGCGCGATGCAGGCGGCGCCATCCCCCCAGGGCATCCGCTCCGCGGAAGCCTCCCGCTGCCACATCAGCCCCGTTTCGCGGTCCAACACCGCCATCTTGTCCACCAACTCAAACCGATCAGCCATTTCACCTCCATTTCAGAACCCCCAGGCCATCCCATGCACCATTCGACCTCGGTTCTTCGAACACTTACGAATCGCCGTGCGCGCAGTCAGTCTTTTCTAACAAAAAACCAGAGGAGAGAAAAGCCATTCAACGGCAGGCACATCCACGCAATCCCGGGTGATTTCCTTGACGGGCCGCTCCCGAAGGCCCCCTTCGAGGCCGGCCGGAACCGACCGAGCTCACCGCGGCAAACCGGCGGGCGGTCACGCAACGTGCACTCGCGTCGGGTGACCGGACAAGTCGAACGCCTTTACCCGTTTCCACTTCAGGTCGCGGTGCGAGCCACATGATCCTTCAAAAACGACGCGACGAACTCGGACAGCGCCTCTTCGCGCTCCCAGTAGAAATGATCGCAAACGGGCAGGATTTCCACGTGAACGAGATCCGGCGCGGATGCCCCGTCCAGCCAGGATTGCAGGGAGTCGACCGCACAGAACTGGTCGCTGCTGCCAA from Syntrophobacter fumaroxidans MPOB includes these protein-coding regions:
- a CDS encoding tRNA (cytidine(34)-2'-O)-methyltransferase, which produces MVGHGGKSVFQVVLYQPEIPQNTGNIARTCAATHTPLHLVEPLGFRITDRGLKRAGLDYWPHVRLKVHPDLESLCREIGDRRWVYFSAHADRRYCDFRFQPGDCLFFGSESFGLPNDLLVSRPGFVINIPINRARVRSLNLATSVGIALFEALRQLTSHDDCRR
- a CDS encoding DUF1566 domain-containing protein, with protein sequence MADRFELVDKMAVLDRETGLMWQREASAERMPWGDGAACIARLNTSGYAGFSDWRFPTRDELAGLILAEEDRQSGLYIDPLFGTQRNCWTSTQSEHHKACYVDFYYGDVYLIEENYANHFVRAVRTQRAG